One region of Polyodon spathula isolate WHYD16114869_AA chromosome 25, ASM1765450v1, whole genome shotgun sequence genomic DNA includes:
- the LOC121300181 gene encoding uncharacterized protein LOC121300181, with protein MSVMRKDVQRYYTKDVQRYYTTGSSFEDRDSVTQWPAALHAQEDQSLTIHCSFTHSASSNIYLQWYRQDPGERVKYILQRYKLSGGAEDGDKAPGVEDRFSALLDAPNKYTNLNISGIQMRDSAVFHCALRPTVKETSLHTLYWFDLELFDTSSMFSATLDKESSSVPLTISAALVTDSAVYYCARRPAGVSLNKVQLRFINEFFHSHPWYSIISCLPAAIQDILPVSRATLLFTYQERGAASALPS; from the exons ATGTCCGTCATGAGAAAGGATGTCCAGCGCTATTACACTAAGGATGTCCAGCGCTATTACACTACAG GTTCCAGTTTTGAAGATCGAGACTCTGTTACACAATGGCCAGCTGCCTTGCATGCACAAGAAGACCAGTCTCTTACAATACACTGCAGTTTTACCCATTCAGCTTCCAGCAACATATACCTGCAGTGGTACCGTCAGGACCCGGGAGAGCGAGTCAAATACATTCTCCAGCGGTACAAACTGTCTGGAGGAGCTGAAGATGGGGATAAAGCACCAGGTGTTGAAGATCGATTTTCGGCTTTACTTGACGCGCCGAATAAATACACGAATTTAAACATCAGCGGGATACAGATGCGAGACTCTGCCGTTTTCCATTGCGCTCTGAGGCCCACAGTGAAGGAG ACGTCACTGCACACGCTCTACTGGTTTGACCTCGAACTGTTTGACACGTCTTCAAT GTTTTCAGCGACATTGGATAAGGAATCCAGCAGTGTGCCTTTAACAATATCAGCAGCCCTGGTGACTGACTCTGCAGTTTACTACTGTGCGCGGAGACCCGC GGGTGTGTCATTGAACAAAGTACAGCTCAGGTTTATAAACGAGTTCTTTCATTCGCACCC gtggtacagcatcatctcctgccTTCCTGCAGCTATCCAGGACATCCTCCCCGTCTCTCGGGCAACGCTCTTGTTCACCTACCAGGAGCGTGGGGCAGCTTCGGCGCTCCCTTCCTAA